AAAATCCGAAGAGAAGCTCTCCGGATTTTTTCCTGTCTTATGTATTAAGGATTTAACCTTTAAACACCCCCATTTGGGAATATTTGTCCATTCGTTTTTTCACCAATTCATCTGGTGATAAGTTTTTAAACTCGCCATAAGCTTCAGAAATGGCATCCCTGACTATAGAGAATGTCATTTCCCTGTTACTATGGGCACCGCCCACCGGCTCTTTCACGATCTCGTCAATGAGCTTTTGTTTTTTCATATCGCGGGCAGTAAGTTTAAGTGCATCGGCTGCTCTTTCCTTGTACTCCCAGCTTCGCCACAGAATTGACGAACATGATTCGGGGGAGATCACAGAATACCAGGTATTTTCGAGCATAAGAACTTTATCTCCTACTCCAATACCCAGGGCGCCACCACTGGCTCCTTCCCCAATAATCACCACAATAATAGGAACTTTGAGCCTGGTCATTTCGAGGATATTTCGGGCAATTGCCTCTCCCTGGCCGCGCTCTTCTGCTTCAAGACCGGGATAAGCCCCGGGAGTATCTACAAAAGTCACTACAGGGATCCCAAATTTTTCTGCAGATTTCATTAAACGAAGGGCCTTGCGGTAACCTTCGGGATTTGCCATTCCAAAATTGCGGTACTGCCGGGTCTTAGTATTATAACCTTTTTGCTGCCCCACGAACATGTAACTCTGATCACCAATTTTTCCAAGGCCGCCAATCATGGCTTTATCATCTTTTACATTTCGGTCTCCATGAAGCTCGAGGAAAGTCTCACCACAAATGGCATTAATATAGTCTAAGGTATAAGGCCGGTTTGGATGGCGTGAAAGCTGCACCCGTTGCCAGGCAGTGAGATTCTTGTATATTTCTTTCTTGGTTTCGGTGAGTCTCTTTTCGATTTGACGACATGTAGCTGAAACATCAACATCACTTTCCTTACCAATGGCACAAGCTTTCTGGTACTGCTCTTCCAACTCTTTTATAGGTAATTCAAAATCTAAATATTCCATAATGAGTTATGGGTTGTTTTTAATTAGCTTACAAATATAAGAAACTTAAGAGGTAGCTTTTGGCAGTTTTTTGAATTTTCTCCTCGTCTTCAAAAAGCCGTTGAGGAACACGGTAATTAGAATAATTGCCGCCCCGTAATAAAAGCCGGGATCCATGGCCTCATCACTTCCGAAGACCCAAAAAGCAAGAAGAATCCCGTAGACCGGCTCCAGGTTGATGGTGAGCATTACGGTATAAGGGCTTAAATGCCGCATAACTGCTACCGAAGCTATAAAGGCATAGGCGGTACAAATGGAAGCCAGAATGAAGAGGTAAGCCCAATCTGTCATTGAAACATTAAAGAACCCGCTGCTAAAACCAGTGCTACTGCTACTTCCGAAGAAAGTAAGAACAAGAAGGTAAACACTAATGGCAGCGGTACCGGTAAGGAGTTCGTAAAATGAGATTACAGCGGCGTCTTCCTGCTTTGCCAACTTCCCGTTTATTAGAGAGAAAACCGAAGAAAGAAAAGCCGAGATGAGGGCAAGCAGGATTCCCAGAACATATTCGGTCTCTACCTGAAATATGATGTAGAGCCCGCAAATTACCACTATACCTAAAAGTATCTCATACCAAATCACCCTGCGTTTGTAAAAAACAGGTTCGAGAATAGAGGTAAAAAAAGCACCTGTAGAGAGCAGGGCCAGGGTAATGGAAACGTTAGAGACCTTAATTGCCCCAAAAAATGTTAACCAGTGCAGGGCGATGACCAGCCCGGCGACAAGCATCAGCTTTATTCGCCCCGCTGAAAGTTTCAGGTTTTTTTTCTTCCATTTGATCCAGAGAAAAATAAAGCCACTGGCCAATAGCATACGGTACCATACCAAAGGCACGGCATCTAGTGTTATTAATGCACCTAAAACCGCAGTGAACCCCCAGATAAACACAATGAAGTGAAAATGCAGGTAAGCCTTAACTTTATCGCTTAGCATTCCAGAGCAGGTAAACAGCTAAAATTCCGAAGAAAATATTGGGGAACCACACGGCAATCAAAGGTGAGAAGGTACTTTGCTCGGCAATGGTACCAAAGACCTTGTCCATAAAAATGAAAATAAAGGCCAGGGTAATTCCCAGAGCGAGGTTAACCCCCATTCCGCCTCGGCGTTTCATTGAAGAAACCGCAACTGCAATAATGGTAAGTATATATGCTGAAACCGGAAGGCTCCAGCGTTTATAAGCCACAACCTTATACCTGTTTATATTCCCCGAACCACGTCCTTTTTCCTGCTCAATAAAAGCTTCGAGTTCATTGTAGTTGAGTGTCTCTGCCATATAGGAAACAGGGGTAAGCTCATCAAAATCGAAGGGCAGGATGGTGTCTTTTGTCATTTCAGAGATCAACTTATCTCCTTCTTCTCCAATAATCCTTTTATGGTAATTGGTAAGGGTGTAAGTAGAATCTTCTTCATTCAGCTTCAGTCGCGACGCACTTATTTTAAATTTAAGTTTGTTCCCTTCAAAATGCTCAAGAGTAAAATTTTGAGCCGAATTGATCCGGGGTTGAAAGTGAGACGCATAAATAAATTCATTGTCGTTAATCTGCCGGTACACATCACTGGTCTCCTGTACATCGCTACTCCTTTTGAGGTAAGTGTATTTAAATTCATTAAACCCCTTACTGGCACTGGGAGCAAGATACATCCCCAAAATAAGTGCAGCGAAACAAACTATGGTAGAACCAATAATATACGGACGAAGAAAACGCCAAAAGGAAACCCCACTACTCAAAAATGCCACAATTTCGGTATTCTGGGCAAGCTTAGACGTGAACCAAATCACCGAAAGGAACAGGAATAATGGAAAAAGTAAATTGGCGAAGTAGATGGTAAAGTCTATATAATAGTACACCACTTCAAGAAAAGGCACCTCATTCTCCAGGATCTTGTCGATCTTTTCAGCAAGATTTACGGTGATGCCAATAGGAATGAAGAGGAGCAACATTAACACGAATGTGCCCAGGTACCTTTTTAATATATACCAGTCTAGGATCTTCAAATTACAGGCGTTTGTTCATTTGCTGTACCATTTTATTCTTCCAGGAAGCAAAATCCCCGGCTAAGATATGTTTTCTTGCCTCCCGAACCAACCAAAGGTAAAAGCCAAGGTTGTGCATGGTAGCAATTTGCTTGCCAAGCATTTCGTTCACAGTAAAAAGGTGGCGCAGGTAAGCTTTTGTATAAAACGTATCTACGTACGTGGCGCCAGATTCATCTATGGGGCTAAAATCATCTTCCCACTTTTTATTCTTGATATTGATGGTCCCATGAGCAGTAAAGAGCATTCCGTTTCTGGCATTTCTGGTAGGCATCACACAGTCGAACATATCTACTCCCAAAGCTATATTCTCGAGAATATTGATTGGGGTTCCCACCCCCATGAGGTATCGGGGTTTTTCCTTCGGAAGAATGTTTGTTACGACCTCGGTCATGACATACATTTCTTCTGCCGGCTCCCCTACTGAAAGTCCGCCTATGGCATTGCCCTCTGCTCCTGCTGAAGCAATGTACTCAGCCGATTCTTTCCGAAGGTCTTTATAAGTACTTCCCTGAACTATTGGGAAAAGTGCCTGAGAATACCCGTACTCTGGCGGAGTCTTATCAAGATGAGCAATACACCTGTCTAACCACCTGTGGGTGCGGTGCATCGAATTCTTGGCGTAGCGGTAGTCGCAGGGATAGGGAGTACATTCGTCAAAAGCCATAATAATATCTGCCCCAATGAGCCGCTGAATTTCCATCACGTTCTCTGGCGTAAAATTGTGGTAAGAACCATCAATATGAGATTTGAACCGCACGCCTTCCTCTTTGATCTTCCTCCTGTCGGCCAGCGAATAAACCTGGTAACCGCCACTGTCGGTGAGAATATTCCTGTCCCAGTTCATAAACTTGTGGAGCCCGCCGGCTTTTTTCAGGATTTCGGTTTGCGGGCGCAGGTACAGGTGGTAAGTATTTCCCAGGATAATATCGGGGTTCACCTGTTCTTTAAGGTCTTTCTGGCTTATCCCCTTTACAGAAGCCACTGTGCCCACCGGCATAAAGATGGGGGTTTCAATGGTTCCGTGGTCTGTAGTTATCACTCCTGCCCTGGCACTGCTGCCTGAATCGGTAACTGCTAATTCAAATTTCATAAACAATTTTAATGGGCGCAAAGATAGGTATTTTTAGTGGTCAGTGCGCAGGGCAAAACAGGTAGAAAAGTTAGAAGGATGATCTAAATACCAAATTCCAGGCACCAAATTCCAAGTACCAAATTCCAAAAAAGTAATTTCCCGGCTTGTACTGCAAATCCGTGAAGAATAAAAGCTTTCAGAAAAAAGATCATCAATACATCTGTGGCAGAATATTTCCCATTCAAAAATGGCATTTTCAGGAGCTTTTTCGGACAAAACCAGTTTAACAGGTTTGGCGAATACATTAGAGCAAACAATTGCTTCGGAAGAAAGCATTCGCGAATTCGCAGCAAACTAATTTCCTTTCAAAAATGGCATTTTCAGAAGCTTTTTCGGAAATACCAGACAAACAGGTCTGATCAAGTACATCAGAACAAACAATTGCTTCGGAAGAAAGCATTCGGAAATTCGTGGCTGGTTTCATGGGTAGCTTTTCCCACTTATCATATTGCAAATATGCACCGCCTGCATATAACTTCCGTAGAAATCTGATAGATTTAAATTCTCATTAAACATCCCAGTAATTGTTCAAAGCTTTTAAAAGAATTGAGCCGGGTTGATTTCCAAAGCATTGATAAAATAGTATTTTTGCAGGACATTTAATAAAAACCAGATGTCAAACACACAACAACTAGAAGATTTTGTCACCCAGGTGAGACGGGACATTGTAAGGCAGGTTCACAAGGTAAATTCGGGTCACCCCGGAGGTTCTTTGGGCTGCGCCGAATTCTTAAGCGTCCTTTACCAGGAAGTAATGCAGCGCAAGGAAGGATTTGATATGGACGGGATTAACGAAGACCTGTTCTTTCTTTCCAACGGCCATATTTCACCGGTTTTCTACAGTGTTCTTGCGCGTAGCGGATATTTTCCGGTGGAAGAGCTCAATACCTTTAGATTAATTGATTCCCGCCTCCAGGGGCACCCCACTACTCATGAAGGCCTCCCTGGGGTTAGAGTGGCTTCGGGCTCTCTTGGCCAGGGACTTTCGGTATCCATAGGCGCCGCAAATGCCAAAAAACTCAACGGCGATAAGCATCTTGTGTATTCCCTTCACGGCGACGGCGAATTGCAGGAGGGCCAAAACTGGGAAGCGATAATGTATGCGGCTGCAAAAAAAGTGGATAACCTCATTGCGACCGTAGACAGAAATTATCAGCAAATTGATGGGTGTACAGATGATGTATTGCCAATGGGGAACCTGGTTCAAAAATTTGAAGCTTTTGGTTGGGACGTCCTGGAAATAGAAAAAGGGAATGACATAGGGGAAATCCTTAAGGGTCTTAAAGAGGCGAAAAGCCGCACCGGCAAGGGAAAACCCGTAGCTATTATGTTAAATACCGAAATGGGTCACGGCGTAGATTTTATGATGGGAAGCCACAAATGGCACGGAGTTGCTCCAAATGATGAGCAACTGGAAAAAGCCCTTGCACAAAACCCCGAAACTTTAGGAGACTACTAGCCCACCCAGCTCTCCAAAAGGGAGGAACTGGATCTCAAAAAATGAAAAAATATTAACACTTAAATAAATGCCCTAACTCCCCTTCTCTGGAGGGGTCGGGAGAGGCTTATGAAAAAATATACAGATACAGGCAAAAAAGATACACGCTCAGGTTTTGGAGCGGGACTCACCGAACTTGGCCGAACCAACCCTGATGTGGTTGCCCTTTGCGCAGATTTGGTAGGTTCTCTAAAAATGCAGGATTTCATCGATGAAAACCCCGAAAGGTTCTTTCAGGTTGGTATTGCTGAAGCCAATATGATGGGGATCGCCGCCGGATTGACCATAGGTGGAAAAATCCCTTTTACAGGAACTTTCGCCAATTTCTCAACCGGCCGGGTTTATGACCAGATAAGGCAGTCTATTGCCTATTCGGGCAAGAACGTGAAGATATGTGCTTCTCACGCCGGGCTTACCCTGGGAGAAGACGGTGCTACCCACCAGATCCTCGAAGACATCGGGCTTATGAAAATGTTGCCGGGAATGACTGTGATCAATCCTTGTGATTACAACCAGACCAAAGCGGCTACCATAGCCATTGCCCAACATGACGGCCCTGTTTACCTGCGCTTTGGACGTCCAAAAGTGGCAAATTTTACTCCGGAAGACCAGAAATTTGAAATTGGAAAAGCAGTTTTGCTGAATGAAGGAACTGATGTTACCATCATTGCAACCGGGCATTTGGTTTGGGAGGCCCTGCAAGCTGCGGAACAACTTGAAGAGCGTGGCATTTCAGCTGAAGTGATCGATATTCATACAATAAAACCTTTAGATGAAGCTGCAATCCTTGCTTCCGTAGAAAAAACCGGATGCGTGGTCACTGCCGAAGAACACAACTTCCTGGGCGGCCTTGGGGAAAGCGTTGCCCGCACCCTTACATTAAACCAACCTGCGCCACAGGAATTTGTTGCTACTATGGACACCTTTGGTGAAAGTGGTACCCCCGAGCAGCTCATGGAGAAATATGGATTGAATGCTGCTGCTATTGTAAAGGCTTCAGAAAAAGTTATCAAGAGAAAGTAATTTTTTCAGGATAAACAGCACAAAAGCCTCTCTAAAATGCCATTTTTAGAGAGGCTTTATTCTTTTGGAGCAAATAAAAATATTTATTTGTCGTTCTAAACCTAACCACAAAACTGAACTTTTATGAAAAAATACCTTTTTATTTTGATGTTCGTAACCACTTCCGCAGCAATTGCACAAAACGGGTTTGGGATAAAAGGCGGAATAAATTATGCCGATAACGGAGAACTTACCTACAGCGACTTCTCCAATGCCGGTGCAGATGTGTTGGAAGGGGGAGACAGCAAAATGGGATATCATTTTGGCCTTTATTACCAGGCAAACCTCCTGGGTTTCTTTTTAAGGCCCGAGCTGGTCTACACCACCACCAAAAGCACCTATCAATTTAATCAACAGGAAGCGGAATACAATGTTTCAAAACTGGACCTGCCCATTTTAGTGGGTACAAAGATCTTTGGCCCTGTGCAGATATTTGCCGGGCCCAGCCTGCAATATATGTTAGATAACGATTTTGAAGGTTTTGACCT
This Salinimicrobium tongyeongense DNA region includes the following protein-coding sequences:
- a CDS encoding acetyl-CoA carboxylase carboxyltransferase subunit alpha gives rise to the protein MEYLDFELPIKELEEQYQKACAIGKESDVDVSATCRQIEKRLTETKKEIYKNLTAWQRVQLSRHPNRPYTLDYINAICGETFLELHGDRNVKDDKAMIGGLGKIGDQSYMFVGQQKGYNTKTRQYRNFGMANPEGYRKALRLMKSAEKFGIPVVTFVDTPGAYPGLEAEERGQGEAIARNILEMTRLKVPIIVVIIGEGASGGALGIGVGDKVLMLENTWYSVISPESCSSILWRSWEYKERAADALKLTARDMKKQKLIDEIVKEPVGGAHSNREMTFSIVRDAISEAYGEFKNLSPDELVKKRMDKYSQMGVFKG
- a CDS encoding DMT family transporter, with the protein product MLSDKVKAYLHFHFIVFIWGFTAVLGALITLDAVPLVWYRMLLASGFIFLWIKWKKKNLKLSAGRIKLMLVAGLVIALHWLTFFGAIKVSNVSITLALLSTGAFFTSILEPVFYKRRVIWYEILLGIVVICGLYIIFQVETEYVLGILLALISAFLSSVFSLINGKLAKQEDAAVISFYELLTGTAAISVYLLVLTFFGSSSSTGFSSGFFNVSMTDWAYLFILASICTAYAFIASVAVMRHLSPYTVMLTINLEPVYGILLAFWVFGSDEAMDPGFYYGAAIILITVFLNGFLKTRRKFKKLPKATS
- a CDS encoding LptF/LptG family permease, which encodes MKILDWYILKRYLGTFVLMLLLFIPIGITVNLAEKIDKILENEVPFLEVVYYYIDFTIYFANLLFPLFLFLSVIWFTSKLAQNTEIVAFLSSGVSFWRFLRPYIIGSTIVCFAALILGMYLAPSASKGFNEFKYTYLKRSSDVQETSDVYRQINDNEFIYASHFQPRINSAQNFTLEHFEGNKLKFKISASRLKLNEEDSTYTLTNYHKRIIGEEGDKLISEMTKDTILPFDFDELTPVSYMAETLNYNELEAFIEQEKGRGSGNINRYKVVAYKRWSLPVSAYILTIIAVAVSSMKRRGGMGVNLALGITLAFIFIFMDKVFGTIAEQSTFSPLIAVWFPNIFFGILAVYLLWNAKR
- the tgt gene encoding tRNA guanosine(34) transglycosylase Tgt — its product is MKFELAVTDSGSSARAGVITTDHGTIETPIFMPVGTVASVKGISQKDLKEQVNPDIILGNTYHLYLRPQTEILKKAGGLHKFMNWDRNILTDSGGYQVYSLADRRKIKEEGVRFKSHIDGSYHNFTPENVMEIQRLIGADIIMAFDECTPYPCDYRYAKNSMHRTHRWLDRCIAHLDKTPPEYGYSQALFPIVQGSTYKDLRKESAEYIASAGAEGNAIGGLSVGEPAEEMYVMTEVVTNILPKEKPRYLMGVGTPINILENIALGVDMFDCVMPTRNARNGMLFTAHGTINIKNKKWEDDFSPIDESGATYVDTFYTKAYLRHLFTVNEMLGKQIATMHNLGFYLWLVREARKHILAGDFASWKNKMVQQMNKRL
- a CDS encoding transketolase — its product is MSNTQQLEDFVTQVRRDIVRQVHKVNSGHPGGSLGCAEFLSVLYQEVMQRKEGFDMDGINEDLFFLSNGHISPVFYSVLARSGYFPVEELNTFRLIDSRLQGHPTTHEGLPGVRVASGSLGQGLSVSIGAANAKKLNGDKHLVYSLHGDGELQEGQNWEAIMYAAAKKVDNLIATVDRNYQQIDGCTDDVLPMGNLVQKFEAFGWDVLEIEKGNDIGEILKGLKEAKSRTGKGKPVAIMLNTEMGHGVDFMMGSHKWHGVAPNDEQLEKALAQNPETLGDY
- a CDS encoding transketolase family protein, with translation MKKYTDTGKKDTRSGFGAGLTELGRTNPDVVALCADLVGSLKMQDFIDENPERFFQVGIAEANMMGIAAGLTIGGKIPFTGTFANFSTGRVYDQIRQSIAYSGKNVKICASHAGLTLGEDGATHQILEDIGLMKMLPGMTVINPCDYNQTKAATIAIAQHDGPVYLRFGRPKVANFTPEDQKFEIGKAVLLNEGTDVTIIATGHLVWEALQAAEQLEERGISAEVIDIHTIKPLDEAAILASVEKTGCVVTAEEHNFLGGLGESVARTLTLNQPAPQEFVATMDTFGESGTPEQLMEKYGLNAAAIVKASEKVIKRK
- a CDS encoding PorT family protein, which produces MKKYLFILMFVTTSAAIAQNGFGIKGGINYADNGELTYSDFSNAGADVLEGGDSKMGYHFGLYYQANLLGFFLRPELVYTTTKSTYQFNQQEAEYNVSKLDLPILVGTKIFGPVQIFAGPSLQYMLDNDFEGFDLGDVEEEFTIGAQLGAGVQLGRIGLDVRYERALKENEAEFAQLDGSTTGPQRIDSRPSQIIFGISLSL